A genomic window from Silene latifolia isolate original U9 population chromosome Y, ASM4854445v1, whole genome shotgun sequence includes:
- the LOC141629570 gene encoding uncharacterized protein LOC141629570: MDRGSSWGTTCTSNFQPSTATINFVPTWLILLELPIEYHRPDILRAIGNSLGRFIKFDSNGLSNNNARFARIYVHLDQSKPPPSRIWIGTFCQGVRLADKQVFCYKFQSRCSGSCTVNATAPEASISKPFPADLSDTDKCYQSHDVPVTLQDKHCWAAALDWDQRETLLSLLGLVDAASNAPLTRNPGAVEDETNQNRLNEATVPCSLPANMNILFWNYRGIARPSFTTHFSYLVNAHKPHIVILSETRTNSPNSVTIVHKLPFDSLEILDVAGFTGDIIILWNARDVAINLVDKSSQMINVVAQVTLNNFVFLLSVIYASPKFKHRVNLWSGLNALSQNHLTLPRVCIGDFNEIIDPCEKFGGNSIKWNRVNLFKTSMDSCNLIDLGFSGPKFTWTNKRCHNPILEILDRVWVNQTWLD, translated from the exons atgGACCGTGGTTCCTCTTGGGGCACTACCTGCACATCCAACTTCCAACCATCTACTGCAACCATCAATTTCGTACCaacttggctaattctactagaGCTACCCATTGAGTATCACCGGCCTGACATACTCCGTGCTATTGGTAATTCACTTGGCCGATTTATCAAGTTCGACTCCAATGGATTAAGTAATAACAACGCGAGGTTTGCTCGGATTTATGTTCACCTCGACCAATCAAAACCACCACCAAGCAGAATTTGGATCGGAACCTTCTGTCAAGGAGTCAGGTTGGCAGATAAGCAAGTCTTCTGTTACAAGTTCCAGAGTCGGTGCAGTGGGTCGTGCACAGTCAACGCCACGGCTCCGGAGGCGTCAATTTCAAAGCCCTTTCCTGCTGATTTGTCTGATACTGATAAGTGTTATCAGTCACATGATGTCCCAGTTACTTTGCAGGATAAACATTG TTGGGCTGCTGCTCTGGACTGGGACCAGAGGGAAACGCTCCTATCTCTACTAGGCTTGGTAGACGCCGCATCCAACGCCCCACTGACCAGAAACCCAGGCGCAGTGGAGGACGAAACAAATCAAAACCGTCTGAATGAGGCCACGGTTCCCTGCTCCCTCCCTGCCAATATGAATATCTTGTTTTGGAATTACCGAGGCATAGCCAGACCGTCCTTTACTACCCATTTCTCTTACCTTGTCAATGCTCACAAACCCCATATCGTTATTCTGTCTGAAACCCGTACAAACTCCCCCAACTCTGTGACTATTGTGCACAAGCTTCCTTTCGACTCGTTGGAAATTTTGGATGTCGCTGGCTTCACTGGTGACATTATAATTCTTTGGAATGCTAGGGATGTTGCCATTAATCTTGTGGATAAAAGCTCCCAGATGATCAATGTGGTGGCTCAGGTGACTCTCAAtaactttgtttttcttttatctgTTATTTATGCTAGCCCAAAATTTAAACACCGTGTTAATCTTTGGTCCGGTCTGAACGCCCTCTCCCAGAACCACCTCACTCTTCCCCGGGTCTGCATTGGCGACTTTAATGAGATCATTGACCCTTGCGAAAAATTTGGTGGTAATAGTATTAAGTGGAACAGAGTGAATTTGTTTAAAACATCCATGGACTCTTGTAACCTTATTGACCTTGGATTCTCTGGCCCAAAGTTCACCTGGACTAATAAAAGATGCCACAACCCCATCCTTGAAATACTTGACCGTGTGTGGGTCAATCAGACCTGGCTCGACTAA